The Amycolatopsis solani genome segment GACGCCGTGGCTGGGCTGGCTGCACGGCGAGCTCGGGCTCGCGCTGCTGGGGCCGGACCGCACGAAGCGGCTGGAGCAGAAGGCCGAGCGGCTGCAGGCGTCGCGGGCACGCGGTGTCGACGCCGCCGAAGCCGAACGGCGGCGCATCGAGCGCGACCTGCACGACGGCGCCCAGCAGCGGCTGGTCGCGGTCGCGATGAGCCTCGGGCGCGCGAAGTCGAAGTTCGACCAGGACCCGGAATCGGTGCGGGAGCTGATCGACGAAGCCCACGCCGACGCCAAGCTCGCCGTGTCCGAGCTGCGCGACCTCGCCCGCGGCATCTACCCGGCCGTCCTCGGCGACCGCGGGCTGGACGCCGCGCTGTCCGCGCAGGCGGCGAAGTCGCCGATCCCGGTGGACGTCCAGGTGGACGTGCAGCCCCGCCCGCCGGCGGCCGTCGAAACGACGGCGTACTTCATCGTCGGCGAGACGCTGACGAACATCGCGAAGCACGCCGGCGCGACCGAAGCGGGCGTCAAGGTGTGGCGCACCGACGAGCACGTCGTCGTCGAAATCACCGACAACGGCCGCGGCGGCGCCGAAATGCGCCCCGGCGGCGGCCTGGCGGGCCTGGCCGACCGCGCCGCGACGATCGACGGCGTGATCACGGTCGTCAGCCCGGCCGGTGGGCCGACGGTGATCCGGGCTGACCTCCCCTGCCAGTGGTGAATAGGCTGGACCCCGTTCATCCACGAGCTTGGGGGCCGGATGCGGGTAGTCATCGCCGAAGACGCCGTCCTGCTGCGGGCGGGGGTCACGCGCCTGCTCGCCGACGAGGGAATCGAGACGGCCGCGGCCGTCGACAACGGCGACGACCTGCTCGGCGCGGTGAAGGAACACCGTCCTGACCTGGCGATCGTGGACGTCCGCATGCCCCCGACGTTCACCGACGAGGGCTTGCGCGCGGCGCTGGCGGCGCGCAAGGAGATCCCGGGCCTGCCGGTCCTGGTGCTCTCGCAGTACGTCGAAGAGTCGTACGCGGTGGAGCTCCTGTCGGGCGGCGCCG includes the following:
- a CDS encoding sensor histidine kinase translates to MTEALPVEHPRPHPARTIVYMIVSFFFRILQFVLVVTGIAVGIGTVAVWIGFPILLATTSFVRWSGDRERNWLGTMLRVPLPPVQRRPYEEGQPLLRRWVVRLSDPTTWRDLAYLMAAFPLACVELGIALASIVLLPMAIWVTPWLGWLHGELGLALLGPDRTKRLEQKAERLQASRARGVDAAEAERRRIERDLHDGAQQRLVAVAMSLGRAKSKFDQDPESVRELIDEAHADAKLAVSELRDLARGIYPAVLGDRGLDAALSAQAAKSPIPVDVQVDVQPRPPAAVETTAYFIVGETLTNIAKHAGATEAGVKVWRTDEHVVVEITDNGRGGAEMRPGGGLAGLADRAATIDGVITVVSPAGGPTVIRADLPCQW